Proteins from a genomic interval of Streptomyces sp. NBC_00820:
- a CDS encoding protein kinase domain-containing protein, whose amino-acid sequence MQFTVLPVRGRPVSPMPGQAFLVRDDWDDYSFKTTFLLLCVDPGGEIREIGGVKIGRFGMTGPAWTPLPEDFDTLDGAFFSLGLRDTYYERLRELGPDLQRTVLRALNDVSFDLDLFARARTERVMGTSLLRSVSVDTVVGRFRGSGIPAGPPASITEVTRRHLFDALRSTGASWSGSLDEVTFLRRLYDLDRLKSHDPRFTTAEDDIVQHCWNNPGDWEDDWVFGDDRFGLAAGTDEVLLHFLAEMIHPAVRTDPVEVRRLLAVVNHHLAPDGYELAEASTVSGYPVYEGRLIPARPRTEHPAPSAVAPSAPSSEAAYAAVRRAARGVRKDYACPREPVPDGGQADVFEAIHKPTGTTVALKKLHSKYPADRQVARMRREIEIGQLLNGHPHAMPILDFSTDHIWFVMPWADATAAERQEVLQEPAELRALVDALASVLAAAHEHGWLHRDIKPSNVLYFDGRWTLADWGIVRRPRGQTTKVGRTGHFLGTEGFAAPELFRAPHEATASSDIYSIGRVIAWALTGKLPETNLSLLPPPGPWRTIVRAATHQDPQRRPQTVSDLLDLIDREHAVIPEDPLPAAETLLEAVGNGDAAAAETLLTLVGDHPEDYELHVGVLAQLDTQQAGPALAREPARAHNLLRALAEHVDGDDTHIVQFGAAARVVIWLHGLCSYAADHRDWDLLEEAAHTMCTWDAAWDQWSAQAKITPWLRALTSEAASVIGAVLRDHPDSAQHFSHVADDRTADTRIRQALRASTAN is encoded by the coding sequence GTGCAGTTCACTGTGTTGCCCGTCCGCGGGCGGCCCGTCTCCCCCATGCCGGGGCAGGCCTTCCTGGTTCGGGACGACTGGGATGACTACAGCTTCAAGACGACCTTCCTGCTGCTCTGTGTGGATCCAGGCGGCGAGATCCGGGAGATCGGCGGGGTCAAGATCGGCCGATTCGGCATGACGGGGCCGGCCTGGACGCCGCTGCCGGAGGACTTCGATACCCTGGACGGGGCCTTCTTCTCGCTCGGGCTGCGGGACACCTACTACGAACGGCTGCGCGAGCTGGGTCCCGATCTGCAGCGCACCGTGCTGCGGGCTCTCAACGACGTCTCCTTCGATCTGGATCTCTTCGCCCGTGCTCGCACCGAGAGGGTGATGGGCACGTCCCTGCTCCGGTCGGTTTCCGTCGACACCGTCGTCGGCCGCTTCCGGGGCAGCGGCATACCCGCAGGGCCGCCGGCGTCCATCACCGAAGTCACCCGGCGGCACCTGTTCGACGCGCTGCGCAGCACGGGGGCGAGCTGGTCGGGCAGCCTGGACGAGGTCACCTTCCTGCGCAGGCTGTACGACCTGGACCGTCTGAAGAGTCATGACCCGCGGTTCACCACGGCCGAGGACGACATCGTCCAGCACTGCTGGAACAACCCCGGGGACTGGGAAGACGACTGGGTCTTCGGCGATGATCGCTTCGGGCTCGCCGCTGGCACCGACGAGGTCCTACTCCACTTCCTCGCGGAGATGATCCACCCCGCGGTGCGGACGGACCCCGTCGAGGTCCGGCGGCTGCTGGCCGTGGTCAACCACCATCTGGCGCCCGACGGCTACGAGCTCGCCGAGGCCAGCACGGTCAGCGGCTACCCGGTGTACGAGGGCCGCCTGATCCCGGCGCGCCCTCGCACCGAGCACCCCGCTCCCTCGGCCGTCGCGCCGTCCGCACCATCCAGCGAGGCCGCCTACGCCGCGGTCCGCCGTGCCGCTCGCGGCGTGCGCAAGGACTACGCCTGCCCGCGTGAGCCGGTCCCGGACGGGGGCCAGGCCGATGTGTTCGAGGCGATCCATAAGCCCACCGGCACGACCGTCGCATTGAAGAAGCTGCACAGCAAGTACCCGGCCGACCGTCAAGTGGCCCGCATGCGACGGGAGATCGAGATCGGCCAGCTGCTGAACGGCCATCCCCACGCCATGCCGATCCTCGACTTCAGCACCGACCACATCTGGTTCGTGATGCCCTGGGCGGACGCGACCGCCGCCGAGCGCCAAGAGGTGCTCCAGGAACCGGCCGAGCTGCGCGCCCTGGTCGACGCCCTGGCATCGGTGCTGGCCGCCGCGCACGAGCACGGCTGGCTGCACCGCGACATCAAACCGTCGAACGTCCTCTACTTCGACGGCCGCTGGACCCTCGCCGACTGGGGCATCGTCCGCCGGCCACGAGGCCAGACCACCAAGGTGGGCCGCACCGGCCACTTCCTCGGCACCGAGGGGTTCGCCGCCCCGGAACTGTTCAGGGCACCCCATGAGGCCACGGCGTCCAGCGACATCTACAGCATCGGTAGAGTCATCGCCTGGGCCCTCACCGGCAAGCTGCCGGAGACCAACCTGTCGCTGCTGCCCCCTCCCGGCCCGTGGCGCACCATCGTGCGCGCCGCCACCCACCAGGATCCGCAGCGTCGCCCCCAGACCGTCAGCGACCTCCTCGACCTGATCGACCGTGAACACGCGGTCATCCCCGAAGACCCCCTCCCGGCCGCCGAGACCCTGCTCGAAGCCGTCGGCAACGGCGACGCGGCCGCCGCAGAGACCTTGCTGACCCTGGTCGGCGACCACCCCGAGGACTACGAACTCCACGTCGGCGTGCTCGCCCAGCTCGACACCCAGCAGGCCGGGCCGGCCCTCGCACGAGAACCCGCCCGAGCTCACAATCTCCTGCGCGCCCTGGCAGAGCACGTCGACGGAGACGACACCCACATCGTGCAGTTCGGCGCAGCCGCGAGGGTCGTGATCTGGCTGCACGGCCTCTGCTCCTACGCCGCCGACCACCGCGACTGGGACCTGCTGGAGGAGGCCGCCCACACCATGTGCACCTGGGACGCCGCCTGGGACCAGTGGAGCGCCCAGGCCAAGATCACCCCCTGGCTGCGGGCTCTGACGAGCGAGGCCGCATCCGTCATCGGCGCCGTCCTGCGTGACCACCCCGACTCCGCCCAGCACTTCAGCCATGTCGCCGACGACCGCACCGCCGACACCCGCATACGCCAGGCACTACGCGCCAGCACGGCTAACTGA
- a CDS encoding AlbA family DNA-binding domain-containing protein gives MARSWTRLHEHLGAAPGPLDFDIVAKAAADRLAESDDLDWKEQLPQPPREGRWNELAKDVAAMANTRGGLIIFGVRDTTCELVGINSGDVNIEQYAQWVRNHVQPYLPDLTFTVLTSADGATSVLVADVPASPMAPHLVYGTATRDKDQQAAVAPYRDRDHTAWMAEHQLERAYRDRFTRAQRAEDEAHHLLAHAQETVSAQHTEPAAYFVALARPERPLPRTAPRLTREETTAVAQAARRRGGDPMRPGPLTSLEIVTGNPRPGLRRWVLSTLLLQSAREVHAELHHDGTVLLAADVSWNAARNLAADELPGAGVAVSQDFIGACCRDLTTTAWELARRLRVDSALQLTVTLTAVTPSPRTPKPALVPVVTGFGGFTDVPDHARHPRRIQPVTAPLTPLDEAEALQETAQELFTDVMNQFGLDPQL, from the coding sequence ACTTCGACATAGTCGCCAAGGCTGCTGCCGACCGGCTGGCGGAGTCCGACGACCTGGACTGGAAGGAACAGCTTCCTCAGCCCCCGCGCGAGGGCCGCTGGAACGAACTGGCCAAGGACGTTGCCGCGATGGCTAACACCCGCGGCGGCCTGATCATCTTCGGCGTGCGGGACACCACGTGCGAACTGGTCGGCATCAACTCCGGCGACGTGAACATCGAGCAGTACGCCCAGTGGGTCCGCAACCACGTCCAGCCCTACCTGCCCGACCTCACCTTCACGGTCCTCACCTCGGCCGACGGCGCCACCAGTGTGCTGGTGGCCGATGTCCCCGCCAGCCCCATGGCCCCCCACCTCGTCTACGGCACCGCCACCCGGGACAAGGACCAGCAGGCCGCCGTCGCTCCCTACCGCGACCGCGATCACACCGCCTGGATGGCCGAGCACCAACTCGAACGCGCCTACCGCGACCGCTTCACCCGCGCCCAGCGGGCCGAGGACGAAGCACACCACCTGCTCGCCCACGCCCAGGAGACCGTCTCCGCCCAGCACACCGAGCCGGCCGCCTACTTCGTCGCCCTGGCCCGCCCCGAACGCCCGCTGCCGCGTACCGCTCCCCGCCTGACCCGCGAAGAGACCACCGCCGTGGCCCAGGCCGCCCGCCGCCGGGGCGGCGATCCGATGAGGCCCGGCCCCCTGACCAGTCTGGAGATCGTCACCGGCAACCCGCGGCCCGGACTGCGCCGCTGGGTTCTGAGCACCCTCCTGCTGCAGAGCGCCCGCGAGGTCCACGCCGAACTGCACCACGATGGGACCGTGCTGCTGGCCGCCGACGTCTCCTGGAACGCCGCACGAAACCTGGCCGCCGATGAGCTGCCCGGCGCCGGCGTCGCGGTGTCCCAAGACTTCATCGGCGCCTGCTGCCGCGACCTGACCACCACGGCCTGGGAACTGGCCCGTCGGCTGCGGGTCGACAGCGCGCTGCAGCTGACCGTGACACTCACCGCCGTCACGCCCTCTCCCAGGACGCCGAAGCCGGCCCTGGTCCCGGTCGTCACCGGTTTCGGCGGCTTCACCGACGTTCCCGACCACGCACGCCACCCCCGCCGGATCCAGCCCGTCACCGCCCCACTGACCCCGCTCGACGAGGCCGAAGCCCTGCAGGAGACCGCACAGGAGCTGTTCACCGACGTGATGAACCAGTTCGGCCTCGACCCGCAGCTCTGA